A stretch of the Bdellovibrio sp. 22V genome encodes the following:
- a CDS encoding LysR family transcriptional regulator, translating to MKTTIDELQTLITIIDKGSITAASEELNQTASGISRTLARLEKKLGVTLLRRTTRKLDLTAEGETFLKQAREIIQSLENAEESVKSKGTPSGVLRIDSASPFVLHAITPYLEEFTELYPQVSLELFSSERYIDLLENRIDVAFRIGNLRDSSLHAVSLGASKRRLYASPKYLKKHGTPKSVEDLQNHHLLGFTDPRELNHWPLRFGGGTSYAVKPTTAASSGETILHLARNGVGIACLSDFMTKVDRDAGTLTQILQGATVDVREAIHAVYYKNTQLSHRAQVFIKFIKSKLKDI from the coding sequence ATGAAAACGACGATAGATGAGCTACAGACACTGATCACGATCATTGATAAGGGTTCCATCACGGCGGCTTCCGAGGAGCTTAATCAAACAGCTTCGGGCATCAGTAGGACTCTTGCGCGTTTGGAAAAAAAGCTTGGGGTGACTCTTCTCCGTCGGACGACGCGCAAATTAGATCTTACTGCCGAAGGAGAAACTTTTTTAAAGCAAGCGCGGGAAATTATTCAGTCGCTTGAAAATGCGGAAGAATCCGTTAAATCAAAGGGGACTCCTTCCGGAGTCTTAAGAATTGATTCCGCTTCCCCTTTCGTGCTGCACGCAATAACGCCTTATCTTGAAGAGTTCACAGAACTTTATCCGCAAGTGAGTCTGGAGCTCTTCAGCAGTGAGCGCTACATTGATCTTCTTGAGAACCGTATTGATGTGGCGTTTCGTATCGGCAACTTGCGCGACTCCTCATTGCATGCGGTTTCATTGGGCGCCAGCAAAAGGCGTCTTTACGCCAGTCCGAAATATTTGAAGAAACATGGCACCCCTAAGAGCGTCGAGGATTTGCAAAATCATCACTTGCTCGGTTTTACGGACCCGCGCGAACTTAATCACTGGCCTTTGCGCTTTGGTGGAGGCACGTCTTACGCCGTCAAACCTACGACGGCCGCATCGAGTGGCGAAACGATTTTGCATTTGGCAAGAAACGGGGTCGGCATTGCCTGCCTTTCAGACTTTATGACAAAGGTGGATCGCGATGCGGGAACTTTAACCCAGATTCTGCAAGGCGCGACAGTGGACGTGCGTGAAGCCATTCATGCGGTCTACTATAAAAATACACAGCTTTCTCATCGAGCGCAGGTCTTTATCAAATTTATTAAAAGTAAGTTGAAGGACATTTAA
- the polX gene encoding DNA polymerase/3'-5' exonuclease PolX yields MPVQNIEVAQTFSQLADLLEIQGENPFRIRAYRTAAAVLIELPQNVSDIVASHGKLYEVPGIGKDLASKIEEIVQTGHLKVLDDVEAHTPKVLLEMLKLPRMGPKRVKLLYEKLGIQTLEELQQAAESKKILKVKGFGEKTRLEILEGIEKLQKEEKRKWSLYEAEEVAQHLCDYLAQAPGLLKMTVAGSLRRRKEEVADLDIVVTAQNPSAVMDHFLRYERVGKMISKGSTRSTVNLRTGFQVDLRVVADESYGAALLYFTGSKAHNIALRAMAQKRKLKINEYGVFKGDKAVTSATEEGIYELLKLPYIEPELRENRGEVEAAIKGTLPDLIRYKDIRGDLHLYSSASLGKGSINDIALAAQDLGYSYIGISDVAAKLITKTSKRAFLKQIEEIDKLNDQWKDFKILKSLEVEILENGRLEISDEILAMLDYTVCSLKSQLQLETGKQTERILRAMENPHFKILAHPTGKLVGRPAIFKMDVEKVMKTAQQSNKILELNCQPDRMDPADSHCRMAKDLGVKMMISTAAASVEQLTLMKYGIGQARRGWLERDDVVNTLSLAKLLKLLQA; encoded by the coding sequence ATGCCCGTGCAAAATATCGAAGTCGCCCAGACATTCAGTCAATTGGCAGATCTTCTTGAAATTCAAGGAGAGAATCCATTTCGTATTCGTGCCTATCGAACCGCGGCCGCTGTTCTTATTGAACTTCCGCAAAACGTTTCGGACATTGTCGCGAGTCATGGAAAACTCTATGAAGTGCCGGGAATAGGAAAAGACCTGGCTTCGAAGATTGAAGAGATTGTGCAAACAGGACATCTTAAAGTGTTAGACGATGTCGAGGCGCATACCCCGAAAGTTTTGCTCGAAATGCTAAAGCTTCCGCGCATGGGACCGAAGCGGGTTAAGCTGCTCTACGAAAAGCTGGGCATTCAAACTTTGGAAGAGCTGCAGCAGGCGGCCGAGAGCAAAAAAATTCTGAAAGTAAAAGGTTTCGGCGAAAAAACGCGGCTCGAAATTCTTGAAGGCATTGAAAAACTGCAAAAAGAAGAAAAGCGCAAATGGAGTCTTTACGAGGCCGAGGAAGTTGCGCAACATCTTTGCGATTATCTTGCGCAAGCACCAGGCTTGCTGAAAATGACCGTGGCGGGGAGTTTAAGAAGAAGAAAAGAAGAAGTCGCCGATCTTGATATCGTAGTGACGGCGCAAAACCCCTCGGCGGTGATGGATCATTTTTTACGCTATGAAAGAGTTGGCAAAATGATTTCCAAAGGCAGCACGCGGTCGACTGTGAACTTGCGCACGGGCTTTCAAGTGGATTTGCGCGTGGTGGCCGATGAAAGTTACGGGGCGGCTTTGTTATATTTTACGGGATCGAAAGCTCATAACATCGCCTTGCGGGCGATGGCGCAGAAACGAAAATTAAAAATCAATGAGTACGGTGTTTTCAAAGGTGATAAAGCCGTAACCTCAGCGACGGAAGAAGGCATCTATGAGTTGCTGAAACTTCCTTATATTGAGCCGGAGCTGCGCGAAAATCGCGGCGAAGTGGAAGCCGCGATAAAAGGAACCCTGCCGGATCTTATTCGTTACAAAGATATTCGCGGCGATTTGCATCTTTACTCCTCCGCGAGTCTTGGCAAAGGCTCTATTAACGACATCGCGTTGGCTGCGCAAGACCTAGGTTACTCCTATATCGGGATTTCAGATGTCGCGGCGAAGCTCATTACAAAAACCAGTAAAAGAGCTTTTCTGAAACAGATTGAAGAAATTGATAAACTGAACGACCAGTGGAAAGATTTTAAAATTCTAAAATCTTTAGAAGTCGAAATTCTGGAAAATGGCCGTTTGGAAATCTCTGACGAAATTTTGGCGATGCTCGATTACACGGTCTGTTCCTTAAAATCTCAGTTGCAGCTCGAGACAGGGAAACAGACGGAGCGTATTTTACGTGCGATGGAAAATCCTCATTTTAAAATATTGGCGCATCCTACGGGAAAACTTGTCGGCCGTCCTGCGATATTCAAAATGGACGTTGAAAAAGTCATGAAGACCGCACAACAGTCGAATAAAATTCTGGAATTGAACTGTCAGCCCGACCGAATGGATCCTGCCGACAGTCATTGTCGAATGGCCAAGGACTTGGGTGTCAAAATGATGATTTCTACTGCGGCAGCGAGTGTCGAACAATTGACGCTGATGAAGTATGGAATTGGGCAGGCGCGAAGGGGATGGCTCGAAAGAGACGACGTCGTTAATACGTTGTCTCTTGCAAAACTCCTGAAGCTTCTTCAGGCTTAA
- a CDS encoding hydrolase, which yields MAKTKGIWDSKDCALILIDYQPEMFRALRSTDPKLVELNVGALTKAALAFNIPVVLSTVGVAKGVNHPTIPSLEQLLPNHPVIDRTTMNAWEDKNFLKAVKDTGKKRLIFCALWTEICLAFPVVDALKDDYEVCFVVDAVGGQSKEEHETAVMRLIQAGAVPNTTFAMIVEWFHDWNAPLATQGRQIIGPYLKERSEVLAKDYPTERPHSNGIHPH from the coding sequence GTGGCAAAAACAAAAGGCATTTGGGATTCCAAAGACTGCGCTCTTATTTTAATCGACTATCAACCGGAAATGTTTCGCGCCTTACGCTCTACCGATCCAAAGCTTGTTGAACTTAACGTAGGCGCGCTTACGAAAGCGGCGCTGGCGTTTAATATTCCTGTCGTGCTTAGCACAGTGGGAGTTGCAAAAGGCGTGAACCACCCGACGATTCCTTCGCTGGAACAGCTTCTGCCGAATCATCCCGTCATTGACCGCACAACCATGAACGCCTGGGAAGATAAAAACTTTCTTAAAGCCGTCAAAGACACCGGCAAGAAAAGACTGATTTTTTGCGCTCTTTGGACGGAGATCTGTTTGGCCTTTCCCGTTGTCGATGCACTTAAAGATGACTATGAAGTTTGTTTCGTCGTGGATGCCGTCGGTGGCCAGTCCAAAGAAGAGCACGAAACAGCCGTGATGCGTTTGATTCAAGCCGGAGCCGTTCCGAACACAACCTTCGCAATGATTGTTGAATGGTTTCACGACTGGAACGCACCACTGGCGACCCAAGGCCGCCAAATCATCGGGCCCTATCTTAAAGAACGCTCGGAAGTTTTGGCAAAAGACTATCCAACGGAAAGACCGCACTCGAACGGCATTCACCCGCACTGA
- a CDS encoding DUF748 domain-containing protein — translation MTALTKKIIYSCVGILVAYSLLGFFLVPFIIEKQIAKQVQSKLGVEPRIGDLSFNPYTFELTLSDFKIPAKQTGADIRDRLLLKKFYVNLTVYPLLKKEIRLRGVELDSAEGQFIVFKDGSINWALAPAPEPEEPEPEGNTEWILTLQNVKIANSTLDVRDYTHEIPLALPLGPLSLTATNISTSLGSQTSLKSLSIAVGEKGHLNISGSLKMKPLSAHVDLEVKSFPMDFLTAYLSDRTLLSLRTGAFDLDGKIKYEQGALSFDGNSTVHDFSLLQQNVEKPVLSWQTLGLRTISAATKPMKLSINEVRLDKFKTAIILRKDGTLNYRSFLKNPAAPTAANAISATTAQEPDKKSTAFSYLISKVVFTDGVIDFADQQIRPNFAAKVHGFSGTLGPLSEDLTQKIKTDLSGKVEAFGKFKGDGYLIPGTKKPSLDFKANFHNIELTTFTPYAGRFAGYEINQGKMFLDINYTLVNNRIRGQNRVMLDQFTLGDKVKSENSTNWPVKLGLALMKDRKGQIKFQLPVEGDVNSPSFSLGNLVWTALKNMVINIVAAPFDFIASLVGGGKDLQFILFEPGTPILLKTEEEKIQKVAQALQERPQLAVEIQGKYEQQDIEALQQIEINKMLDKKGDRSKAIRSLAKDLLPKEELKTFYKDYAAAHGEDESGLASALEKKLLATVVIPEDQLKALALSRGNVVMSLLAKNNINTERAYLLAGSKGDTEKPPQVTLSLKER, via the coding sequence ATGACTGCGTTAACGAAGAAGATTATTTACTCCTGCGTCGGCATTTTGGTGGCGTACTCCCTTCTTGGATTTTTCTTAGTTCCTTTTATTATAGAAAAACAGATTGCTAAACAGGTGCAGAGTAAACTCGGTGTCGAGCCTCGCATAGGCGATCTAAGTTTTAATCCCTATACTTTCGAACTCACGCTCTCGGATTTCAAGATTCCCGCAAAACAAACCGGTGCAGACATCCGTGATCGTTTGCTGCTTAAAAAATTCTACGTGAATCTGACCGTCTATCCCCTTCTCAAAAAAGAAATTCGTCTTAGAGGCGTTGAACTCGACTCAGCCGAAGGACAATTTATTGTTTTCAAGGACGGCTCTATAAACTGGGCGCTTGCACCCGCGCCAGAACCAGAAGAGCCTGAGCCCGAAGGCAATACGGAGTGGATTCTCACTCTTCAAAACGTCAAAATCGCCAATAGCACTCTGGATGTTCGTGACTATACACACGAGATTCCGTTGGCGTTGCCCCTCGGACCTCTCAGCTTAACAGCAACGAACATCAGCACCTCGCTGGGATCGCAGACGTCTCTTAAAAGTCTTTCCATTGCGGTGGGAGAAAAAGGTCATCTTAATATCAGCGGCAGTCTGAAGATGAAACCGCTCTCGGCCCATGTTGATTTGGAGGTGAAATCCTTTCCGATGGATTTTTTAACGGCTTACTTGTCGGATCGAACTTTGTTAAGTTTGCGCACGGGCGCGTTCGATCTTGACGGAAAAATCAAATATGAACAGGGTGCTTTAAGTTTCGATGGAAATTCAACGGTTCATGATTTTAGTTTGCTCCAACAAAATGTCGAGAAACCCGTACTTTCTTGGCAGACCTTGGGCTTAAGAACAATCAGTGCCGCCACAAAACCGATGAAACTCAGTATAAACGAAGTGCGGCTTGATAAATTCAAGACGGCTATCATCCTTAGAAAAGACGGCACGCTTAACTACCGCTCCTTTTTAAAAAATCCCGCAGCACCGACGGCTGCGAACGCGATATCAGCAACAACGGCGCAGGAGCCTGACAAAAAGTCCACCGCTTTTTCTTATTTGATTTCCAAGGTCGTTTTCACAGACGGTGTCATTGACTTCGCGGACCAACAAATCCGTCCTAATTTTGCAGCGAAAGTTCACGGCTTTTCCGGTACGCTGGGACCTCTTTCAGAAGATCTTACGCAAAAGATCAAAACAGATTTATCCGGAAAAGTGGAAGCTTTCGGAAAATTCAAGGGCGATGGTTATCTTATTCCGGGAACGAAAAAACCTTCCCTTGATTTCAAAGCAAATTTTCACAATATCGAACTCACAACGTTTACTCCTTACGCGGGTCGTTTTGCCGGCTATGAGATCAATCAAGGTAAAATGTTCCTCGATATCAATTACACCCTTGTCAACAATCGCATCCGAGGCCAAAACCGCGTGATGCTGGATCAGTTTACACTCGGGGATAAAGTTAAAAGCGAGAATTCAACAAACTGGCCCGTCAAATTAGGTCTGGCTTTGATGAAAGATCGTAAAGGGCAAATCAAGTTTCAACTGCCCGTCGAAGGTGACGTGAATTCGCCGTCGTTCTCGTTAGGCAATCTTGTTTGGACCGCGCTTAAAAACATGGTCATTAATATCGTCGCTGCTCCATTTGATTTTATCGCAAGTCTTGTCGGCGGCGGAAAAGATCTTCAATTTATTCTCTTCGAACCGGGCACGCCGATTTTGCTTAAAACTGAGGAAGAAAAAATTCAAAAGGTGGCGCAAGCTCTGCAAGAGCGTCCACAATTAGCCGTCGAGATTCAGGGCAAATACGAACAGCAGGATATCGAAGCGTTACAGCAAATAGAAATAAATAAAATGCTCGATAAAAAAGGCGATCGTTCCAAGGCAATCCGTTCTTTAGCGAAGGATCTTTTGCCAAAAGAAGAACTGAAGACCTTTTACAAAGACTACGCAGCGGCTCATGGTGAAGACGAGAGCGGTCTTGCTTCAGCCCTGGAAAAAAAGCTGCTCGCCACAGTCGTCATTCCAGAAGACCAGCTGAAAGCTTTGGCGCTTTCCCGCGGCAATGTCGTGATGTCATTGCTTGCGAAAAATAATATCAATACCGAGCGGGCTTATCTTCTGGCTGGCAGCAAAGGCGACACTGAAAAGCCTCCGCAGGTCACCTTGTCTTTAAAAGAACGCTAG
- a CDS encoding cytochrome c biogenesis protein CcdA — MDMSFLGVFGAGLLTFFSPCVLPMVPIIAANYLMAGSANRFARVQSTLLFSLGFIFTFTLMGLSLPFVRDFLGNAKVPLLIASAAVIFLYGLKMSGMAFQNSDGSRFMSWLNRSAYIPDLRKYIPRSLHGFLFGATFGLAWTPCVGPILGGVLTYVATKDRSLLESVSLMGSFALGIVMPFLALAMGGDLVQGQFNKLKKFLPRIERATGYGLIVVAGLILTQINLPSTTTQDNEHAQISFVTPQGTTTLEQLPMSASKLLFFHTDTCPICHQMEAFLPRIEKECTSSSFQVVRINVAHPENQRIASKFNVRAVPTLSLIAPTGEEIAHTVGYQSEINLRKAIDALPKMACLNAAHQEPTPPLPIKEGESCDPAKGSGNGLTC; from the coding sequence ATGGACATGAGCTTCTTGGGTGTCTTCGGCGCCGGCCTGCTGACTTTCTTTTCACCTTGTGTTCTGCCCATGGTGCCGATCATTGCCGCCAATTATCTGATGGCGGGATCTGCAAACCGCTTTGCACGCGTTCAATCGACACTTTTATTTTCTTTGGGTTTCATTTTTACATTTACTCTAATGGGCCTGAGTCTTCCCTTTGTCAGGGACTTTTTAGGGAATGCCAAAGTTCCGTTATTGATCGCTTCCGCCGCCGTTATTTTTCTTTATGGTTTAAAAATGAGCGGCATGGCATTTCAAAACAGCGACGGCTCTCGTTTCATGTCGTGGCTGAATCGCTCCGCATACATTCCGGATCTTCGTAAGTATATTCCCCGTTCGTTGCATGGCTTTCTGTTCGGCGCCACCTTTGGATTAGCTTGGACTCCTTGCGTGGGCCCGATCCTTGGCGGAGTTCTTACATACGTTGCAACGAAAGACCGCTCACTCCTTGAAAGTGTTTCTTTGATGGGAAGTTTCGCTTTAGGAATCGTCATGCCTTTTTTGGCTTTGGCGATGGGCGGTGACTTAGTCCAAGGTCAATTCAATAAGCTTAAAAAATTTCTTCCGCGCATCGAAAGGGCGACAGGTTACGGCTTGATCGTCGTCGCCGGACTTATCCTTACGCAAATCAATCTTCCGTCGACGACAACGCAAGATAACGAACATGCGCAGATCAGCTTTGTGACTCCTCAAGGAACAACGACTTTAGAGCAACTGCCGATGAGTGCCAGCAAACTTCTTTTCTTTCATACGGACACCTGCCCTATTTGCCATCAGATGGAAGCATTTCTGCCGCGTATTGAAAAAGAATGTACTTCGAGTTCTTTTCAAGTCGTGCGTATCAACGTCGCTCATCCTGAAAACCAAAGGATCGCGAGTAAGTTTAATGTAAGGGCTGTACCGACTCTGAGTTTGATTGCGCCAACCGGTGAAGAGATCGCGCACACCGTGGGCTATCAAAGTGAAATAAATCTGCGCAAAGCCATCGATGCTTTGCCGAAGATGGCTTGCTTAAATGCGGCCCACCAAGAGCCAACACCGCCTTTGCCTATCAAAGAAGGAGAAAGTTGTGACCCCGCAAAAGGGTCAGGAAACGGGCTGACTTGTTAA
- a CDS encoding helix-turn-helix domain-containing protein, protein MDSSIAVRARVYDNLSLVSQAVASPIRLRILQTLANSPSTVESISAKTLESVANTSQHLQKMLRAGILRCEKQGVSRVYSLANEQVLEMWLTLQKLAFTLNPQIQQDEELLCPQELCTDMNLSAIWKMVKAGKATFLDVRDLDDAQGTPLKEALHIPSAQIKKHLSAIPKSKTIFVFCRGRYCSLANPVVETLRKHGYKAYRLREMSYEIEKLY, encoded by the coding sequence ATGGATTCATCAATCGCCGTAAGAGCCCGAGTTTATGACAATCTTAGTTTAGTTTCCCAGGCAGTCGCTTCGCCTATTCGTTTGCGTATCCTGCAAACACTGGCCAACAGTCCCAGTACCGTTGAATCGATCAGCGCCAAAACTCTGGAATCCGTCGCCAATACGTCCCAACACCTGCAAAAGATGTTGCGGGCCGGAATTTTACGCTGTGAAAAACAAGGTGTCTCGCGAGTGTACAGCCTCGCCAATGAGCAGGTTCTAGAGATGTGGCTGACGTTGCAAAAACTGGCTTTCACTCTGAACCCGCAGATTCAACAAGATGAAGAACTGCTTTGCCCGCAGGAGCTTTGCACGGATATGAATCTTTCCGCCATCTGGAAAATGGTGAAGGCCGGAAAAGCGACCTTCTTAGACGTTCGTGATTTAGATGATGCGCAGGGCACGCCTCTTAAAGAAGCTCTGCACATTCCCTCGGCGCAAATAAAAAAACATTTGAGTGCTATTCCCAAAAGCAAAACGATTTTTGTTTTTTGCCGCGGACGATATTGCAGCCTTGCAAATCCCGTTGTCGAAACTCTGCGCAAGCACGGCTACAAAGCCTATCGCCTGCGCGAAATGTCGTACGAGATTGAAAAGCTTTACTAA
- a CDS encoding phosphatidylserine/phosphatidylglycerophosphate/cardiolipin synthase family protein: MVAKKVEARIELVTDNDYLDVLLRLLGQARKEIDVMAYSFAIGSAAGKLNKFTAPFQIAQKLVDLKKEKSLNIRVFLEAVRSTSDRNFVTARFLEEAGIVVEFGATHAKGFCIDRAQVLFGSTNLTQQSIVKNYEANLLIDDKKVAKEFHRYFQHLWEGGGHGEVDLERPLLADGAFKDVLVGMINSARKSLEFSIYFFDHKEIRDAFIKAHERGVKIKGFGHYHTSFALGYVYRTRRTIETLRRAGIRELYFTPASFFAHSKYLIKDGREVLLGTGNWLKEDVEIHPQLSIYLENPKLSKELSKHLERQMARSSAAESQPRTL; the protein is encoded by the coding sequence TTGGTTGCAAAGAAAGTCGAAGCACGCATAGAACTTGTCACCGACAATGATTATCTTGACGTTCTTCTGCGTTTGTTAGGTCAGGCGCGGAAAGAGATTGATGTCATGGCGTACTCGTTTGCGATTGGCAGCGCGGCAGGCAAGTTGAATAAATTTACAGCGCCGTTTCAAATAGCGCAAAAGTTGGTCGATCTAAAAAAAGAAAAGTCATTAAACATCCGCGTTTTTCTGGAAGCGGTCCGTTCGACTTCCGATAGAAACTTTGTCACGGCCCGCTTTTTGGAAGAGGCCGGGATTGTTGTCGAGTTCGGGGCGACACACGCAAAGGGATTTTGCATTGACCGCGCCCAAGTGCTTTTTGGTTCGACGAATCTAACCCAGCAGTCCATTGTGAAGAACTATGAAGCCAATTTGCTTATCGACGATAAAAAAGTCGCCAAAGAATTTCATCGCTATTTCCAACATCTTTGGGAGGGCGGGGGACATGGTGAAGTCGACTTAGAAAGACCCCTGCTGGCCGACGGCGCTTTTAAAGATGTGCTGGTAGGAATGATCAATTCCGCGCGCAAGTCTTTAGAGTTTTCGATTTATTTTTTCGATCACAAAGAAATCCGCGATGCTTTTATTAAGGCGCACGAGCGGGGTGTGAAAATAAAAGGCTTTGGTCATTATCACACCAGTTTTGCGCTGGGATACGTCTATCGCACGCGCAGAACTATTGAGACTCTGCGAAGGGCGGGAATCAGGGAGCTGTATTTTACGCCGGCAAGCTTTTTTGCTCACTCAAAGTATCTGATCAAAGATGGTCGTGAAGTTTTGTTGGGAACAGGCAACTGGCTGAAGGAAGACGTTGAGATCCATCCGCAGCTCTCCATTTATCTTGAGAATCCGAAGTTAAGCAAAGAACTCTCAAAGCATTTAGAGCGACAGATGGCTCGGTCCTCGGCGGCGGAAAGCCAGCCAAGAACTCTTTGA
- the infA gene encoding translation initiation factor IF-1, with product MAKDDLVKMEGKVTDLSGGGMYSINLENGIEVKARLCGKMKRFNIKVVVGDRVSVGVSPYDPTHGLILHRHKI from the coding sequence ATGGCCAAAGATGATCTCGTAAAAATGGAAGGTAAAGTCACTGATCTTTCCGGCGGTGGAATGTACTCCATCAATCTGGAAAACGGCATTGAAGTAAAGGCTCGCCTTTGCGGAAAAATGAAACGCTTTAATATTAAAGTTGTCGTTGGTGACCGCGTCAGCGTCGGTGTTTCGCCGTACGATCCAACACACGGACTTATTCTTCATAGACATAAAATTTAA
- a CDS encoding RNA-binding protein, with protein sequence MGKKLYVGNLSFNVDSDQLTDVFAEFGSIISANVIMDRDTGRSKGFAFVEMSSDSEAQAALQKLNGMELSGRAMNISEAKPQENRSGGNRRGSFSPRRAY encoded by the coding sequence ATGGGAAAAAAATTATACGTAGGCAATCTCTCTTTCAACGTCGACTCGGATCAACTTACTGACGTTTTTGCTGAATTTGGATCTATCATATCTGCAAACGTTATTATGGATCGCGATACAGGACGCAGCAAAGGTTTTGCTTTTGTTGAAATGTCCTCTGACAGCGAAGCTCAAGCCGCTCTTCAAAAACTTAACGGTATGGAGCTTTCCGGTCGCGCCATGAATATTTCCGAGGCGAAACCACAAGAAAACCGCAGCGGCGGAAATCGCCGTGGCAGCTTTAGTCCTCGCCGCGCGTACTAA
- a CDS encoding ATP-binding protein, producing the protein MEKSLESEDKKTAESFKDSIKARWIKAVHEQSGGEQRNISPVTLDSMDVFLDNLMSQLGPEFRDHRKAFNSDMAQRYGRGRAGVAGYLLPQFFKEYSLLRQAINAELYARGKLTYKTRNIVDQAIDSTVSEAATEFATAKQEHTQEALTKAEISNRDLEQFAGVAAHDLKSPLATISGYLDLLDEELRNIPESPGLEYVEFMSKALERMRNLIERLLEYARLTTKVKAFQKVDLNHVVQRTLENLQSSLHETRTRIDVSPLPQVLGDVDLLGQVFQNLFANAIKFRSEKPLVITVRVDGDINPAEWRFSVSDNGLGFDPKQKENIFGLYTTLHSGKNYQGAGIGLATCRKVVENHGGKIWAESEPGKGSHFYFTIPKI; encoded by the coding sequence ATGGAAAAAAGCTTGGAATCCGAAGATAAAAAAACCGCGGAGTCCTTCAAGGACTCCATCAAGGCACGTTGGATAAAGGCCGTACATGAGCAGAGTGGTGGAGAACAGCGAAATATTTCTCCAGTCACTTTGGATTCCATGGATGTTTTCCTGGATAATTTGATGTCGCAACTCGGTCCTGAATTTCGTGATCATCGCAAGGCCTTCAATTCAGATATGGCACAAAGATACGGTCGCGGAAGAGCCGGCGTCGCCGGTTATCTTCTGCCGCAGTTTTTCAAGGAATACAGTTTGCTTCGTCAAGCGATCAATGCCGAGCTTTATGCCCGCGGCAAGCTGACGTACAAGACTCGCAACATTGTTGATCAAGCGATTGACTCCACTGTGTCGGAGGCCGCAACCGAATTTGCGACGGCGAAGCAAGAGCATACACAAGAAGCGCTGACGAAGGCGGAGATCAGCAACCGGGATCTTGAGCAGTTTGCTGGGGTCGCAGCACACGATTTGAAGTCCCCTTTGGCGACGATCTCGGGATATCTGGATCTGCTCGATGAAGAACTGCGAAACATACCTGAATCACCAGGGCTGGAGTACGTGGAGTTCATGAGTAAAGCGTTAGAGCGCATGCGCAATTTGATTGAAAGACTTTTAGAATACGCTCGTCTCACAACGAAGGTGAAGGCATTTCAAAAAGTCGATTTAAATCACGTGGTGCAGCGGACTTTGGAAAATCTGCAAAGTTCGCTTCATGAGACGCGGACGCGTATCGATGTTTCGCCTCTTCCGCAGGTATTGGGTGATGTGGATTTGCTGGGCCAGGTTTTTCAGAATCTTTTTGCGAACGCGATCAAGTTTCGAAGTGAAAAACCTCTTGTGATCACGGTCCGTGTCGACGGCGATATCAACCCTGCGGAGTGGCGTTTCTCGGTCAGCGATAACGGTTTGGGATTTGACCCGAAACAGAAAGAAAATATCTTTGGTCTTTATACGACTTTGCATTCAGGAAAAAACTATCAAGGAGCGGGGATCGGTTTGGCGACTTGCCGTAAGGTCGTCGAAAATCACGGCGGAAAAATATGGGCCGAGTCGGAGCCTGGCAAAGGCTCCCACTTTTATTTTACGATTCCTAAAATTTAG
- a CDS encoding manganese efflux pump has product MWGFSEVLFLGLVLSADSFSAAVAMGSRPFKRKDALKFALCSGGAETLATLVGFLAGAHIISLISSVDHWIAFGLLGLVAVHMAIEGITALRSQENASEMLDFHSFTKVLLVSFATSLDAFGVGVSLGIAHKEIGPYLFSIGFWAFAATLVGLYLARKLSSKFGPLFTLAGAVVLGIMAVQMLKI; this is encoded by the coding sequence ATGTGGGGTTTTTCCGAAGTACTTTTCTTAGGCTTGGTTCTTAGCGCTGACTCGTTTTCTGCTGCCGTCGCGATGGGCAGTCGTCCGTTTAAACGCAAAGATGCCTTGAAGTTCGCCCTCTGCTCCGGAGGTGCTGAAACCCTGGCCACATTAGTTGGTTTCCTAGCGGGCGCTCACATCATCAGTCTTATTTCGTCGGTCGATCATTGGATTGCTTTCGGCCTCCTCGGTCTGGTCGCCGTTCACATGGCTATCGAAGGAATCACGGCGCTTCGATCTCAAGAAAATGCAAGCGAGATGCTGGACTTTCACAGTTTCACAAAAGTTTTATTGGTCTCTTTCGCGACAAGCTTGGATGCCTTTGGCGTGGGAGTCAGTTTAGGAATTGCCCACAAGGAAATTGGTCCCTACTTGTTCTCGATTGGCTTTTGGGCTTTTGCCGCGACTCTCGTGGGTCTTTATCTTGCGCGGAAACTTTCAAGTAAATTCGGGCCTCTCTTCACACTTGCAGGCGCCGTCGTTTTAGGAATCATGGCTGTACAAATGTTAAAGATCTAA